Proteins from one Desulfonema limicola genomic window:
- a CDS encoding 4Fe-4S dicluster domain-containing protein has translation MKAVQSVDSKSIRKMLDQNKNTEFFLSVCVSCGMCADSCFLYVNNNKDPSYMPSYKAVHSLGRLYRKKGKVSLKELEDMKDLIWNKCVLCTRCYCPVGISIPSMIAQARSICRSQGICREYDQVEQPKQL, from the coding sequence ATGAAAGCAGTGCAATCGGTTGATTCCAAATCAATCCGGAAAATGCTGGATCAGAACAAGAACACAGAGTTCTTCCTGTCTGTATGCGTAAGCTGCGGAATGTGTGCAGACAGTTGTTTTCTATACGTGAACAATAATAAAGATCCCAGTTATATGCCCTCCTACAAGGCAGTTCATTCACTGGGCAGACTGTATAGAAAAAAAGGTAAGGTTAGTTTAAAGGAACTGGAAGATATGAAAGACCTGATCTGGAATAAATGTGTTTTGTGTACACGATGCTACTGCCCTGTGGGCATAAGCATTCCAAGCATGATTGCCCAGGCAAGGAGTATCTGCAGATCCCAGGGTATATGTCGTGAATATGATCAGGTTGAACAACCCAAACAGCTATAA
- a CDS encoding cytochrome c3 family protein: MDRMILSALVIWVLVLTLFNFGSSPAEIKEPENEVRAPAFFTHDSHMESLDCKACHHRIENGENVLEEDELDGSDAMRCKTCHNQDSSIDARQAFHRQCIACHRDYNNDGKASGPRTCGTCHPRKVPEDAAALVIER; this comes from the coding sequence ATGGACAGAATGATACTCAGCGCCCTTGTTATTTGGGTACTTGTCTTAACTCTGTTTAACTTCGGCAGTTCCCCTGCTGAAATAAAAGAACCGGAAAATGAAGTCCGGGCCCCCGCCTTTTTTACCCATGACAGTCATATGGAATCTCTGGACTGCAAAGCCTGTCATCACAGGATTGAAAATGGGGAAAATGTTCTTGAAGAGGATGAACTGGATGGAAGCGATGCAATGCGCTGCAAAACCTGCCACAATCAAGACTCGTCAATAGATGCAAGACAGGCATTTCATCGTCAGTGTATAGCCTGCCACAGAGACTATAATAATGATGGAAAAGCATCCGGCCCCCGTACCTGCGGTACATGCCATCCCAGGAAGGTGCCTGAAGATGCAGCAGCCCTGGTAATTGAACGATAG
- a CDS encoding methylenetetrahydrofolate reductase C-terminal domain-containing protein encodes MVKGKRKPFNEIKDMVKNHKKVLIVGCGGCVSVCYAGGLKEVGILCDQLNASFHQDDVQIDFDGYTVERQCNQDLLVELDNIVPGCDALLSMACGAGCQYLAERFPAIPVYPAINTMFIGVDKEIGIFEERCRACGDCVLGLTGGICPVTRCAKSLFNGPCGGTNGKNCEVSKDIPCAWLDIYERLKAIGQLDNIKKIKEPMQWKNTTRGTFIQEGYEDRYLEKEKGAGLLSRIH; translated from the coding sequence ATGGTTAAAGGAAAAAGAAAACCTTTTAATGAAATAAAAGATATGGTCAAAAACCATAAAAAGGTGTTGATTGTCGGCTGCGGCGGCTGTGTATCAGTTTGTTATGCAGGCGGACTTAAAGAGGTGGGTATTTTATGTGACCAGTTAAATGCTTCTTTTCATCAGGATGATGTACAGATTGATTTTGACGGATACACAGTAGAACGTCAGTGCAATCAGGATCTGCTTGTTGAACTGGATAATATTGTTCCAGGCTGCGATGCTCTTTTATCCATGGCCTGCGGGGCAGGCTGCCAGTATCTTGCAGAAAGATTTCCCGCAATACCTGTATATCCTGCAATTAATACCATGTTTATTGGTGTTGATAAAGAAATCGGCATTTTTGAAGAAAGATGCAGAGCCTGCGGAGACTGTGTTCTTGGCCTTACCGGGGGCATATGCCCTGTTACCCGCTGTGCAAAAAGCCTGTTTAACGGTCCCTGCGGCGGAACTAACGGCAAAAACTGCGAAGTAAGCAAGGACATTCCATGTGCATGGCTGGATATTTATGAACGCCTTAAAGCCATTGGACAACTGGATAATATCAAAAAAATAAAGGAACCCATGCAGTGGAAAAACACAACAAGAGGAACCTTTATTCAGGAAGGCTATGAAGACCGGTATCTTGAAAAAGAAAAAGGAGCTGGTCTTTTAAGCAGAATTCACTGA
- a CDS encoding SpoIIE family protein phosphatase — MDSKDVRILVIDDEPVNLQLMGYMLKPMYQTAFSTRGSKAVELTKKIQPDLILLDVMMPEMDGFEVCRNLKASPETSNIPVIFLTAKIEKEDIIRGFSLGAVDYITKPFRKEELMARVKTHIRLRHSEEALRIALAESESAKEKAESALKQNLKMQEKINKDLEAGAAIQKKFLTGQQETSELLNSAGFNFIVYNQPYSTVSGDFFYPKNINSQVCGLFFADTCGHGLPAALISMRILGLLQSLPVSDLSPCAYLQAVNQDISDIMPPGRFITAEYLVFQDSQVLISNAGQPFPVFISRDNIKEIDIKGAPLGVLDDPVLSEAGVIINSGERIILYSDGVIEIENNCGQMLGRQQFLEFLKTNALDDIDTLKSKIINMLDEFKGDAHDTDDITFIIIEKK, encoded by the coding sequence ATGGACAGTAAAGATGTGCGGATACTTGTTATTGATGACGAGCCTGTTAACCTGCAATTGATGGGATATATGCTGAAACCCATGTATCAGACAGCATTCAGCACAAGAGGTTCAAAAGCAGTAGAATTAACAAAAAAAATACAGCCTGATCTAATTTTACTTGATGTCATGATGCCTGAAATGGATGGATTTGAGGTATGCAGGAATCTGAAAGCATCTCCTGAAACAAGCAATATACCTGTCATTTTTTTAACTGCCAAGATTGAAAAAGAAGATATTATCCGGGGATTTTCTCTTGGAGCGGTTGATTATATTACCAAGCCTTTTCGTAAAGAAGAATTAATGGCAAGGGTAAAAACACATATCAGGCTGAGACATTCTGAAGAAGCACTGCGCATAGCCCTTGCAGAATCTGAATCTGCAAAAGAAAAAGCAGAGTCTGCATTAAAGCAGAATTTAAAAATGCAGGAAAAAATCAATAAAGACCTGGAAGCAGGAGCAGCAATACAAAAAAAATTTTTAACAGGCCAGCAGGAAACATCTGAATTGCTGAATTCAGCAGGTTTTAATTTTATTGTATATAATCAGCCTTATTCCACGGTTTCAGGTGATTTTTTTTATCCCAAAAATATAAACAGCCAGGTCTGCGGCCTGTTTTTTGCCGACACCTGCGGCCACGGACTGCCTGCTGCCCTTATTTCCATGCGCATCCTGGGACTTTTGCAAAGCCTTCCTGTATCTGATCTTTCACCATGTGCCTATTTACAGGCTGTTAATCAGGATATTTCAGATATTATGCCTCCAGGCCGTTTTATTACTGCTGAATACCTTGTTTTTCAGGATAGCCAGGTTCTTATATCCAATGCAGGCCAGCCTTTTCCTGTGTTCATATCCCGGGACAATATAAAAGAGATAGACATAAAAGGGGCACCCCTCGGTGTTCTTGACGATCCTGTTCTTTCTGAAGCAGGGGTAATAATAAATAGTGGAGAACGCATAATCCTTTATAGTGACGGGGTAATAGAAATTGAAAACAATTGCGGTCAAATGCTTGGCAGACAGCAGTTTTTGGAATTTTTAAAGACAAATGCCCTAGATGATATAGATACCCTGAAATCCAAAATAATAAATATGCTGGATGAATTTAAAGGAGATGCTCATGATACTGATGATATAACCTTTATTATTATTGAAAAAAAATAA
- a CDS encoding methyl-accepting chemotaxis protein, with protein MAFDPSDGSLDKEIYDFYDTQSFGTTFLQTKNENHYYDLMLISSTGKVVYSVRQESELAQDVTAGSLKNTVLEKVFNQSLDGLYIHDFAPWQPSGGRHIAFIAAPVYQFKTIKGVIVLKIDKSAINEIVHQTEDIGVSGEAYVVGKWDEKTEYRSDLIHGKEKIGDPAGSYEIELALAGEASSAVKVDDNGKMKFIRYQYLNIFGLKWALVTSLAIEEIIAPRIIGQQDDYFTKYVKKNKYPDLLLIHPQGHIFYSTAHGPEYDTNILDGQYSSSGLGRLVQKVIKTKSFVFADIEPYEPAGGIPSAFIAQPVMDDEKIELIVALRLPVEKINSVMQRRSGMGETGETYLIGTDKLMRSDSNSDSENYSVTASFKNPEKGSVNTSSALAVKENQTGRKIITNYNNQKVLSAYTPLEIWDISWGLIAETGIDEALASVKTLKIITGFTAVITLAFIFSATLLLTGYIIKPVTRTVKGLAQISHDVSNAADEIAINSQMQSQNASQQAAAAQETSAALEQMNAMTQESSSLTIGAHELMYENISKSGQSLKRIVELTKEMSLIEADSGQMSRIIKSIDEIAFQTNLLALNAAIEAARAGETGAGFAVVADEVRNLAMKSTESANNTQEMLANTISRVSRAANAIREISNDFETIIESATIMGEKTESITQASKEMAKGIIQVTQAAREIEMSSQQVAAGSEEAAASSEHLVTMAKQMTGFVNDLSILIKGNN; from the coding sequence ATGGCTTTTGATCCTTCTGACGGCAGTCTTGATAAAGAGATATATGATTTTTATGACACCCAGTCCTTTGGAACAACTTTTCTGCAGACAAAAAATGAAAACCATTATTATGATTTGATGCTGATTTCCAGCACAGGAAAGGTTGTTTATTCAGTAAGACAGGAATCAGAACTGGCACAGGATGTTACAGCAGGCTCTTTAAAAAATACCGTGCTTGAAAAGGTTTTTAACCAGAGTCTTGATGGATTATATATCCATGATTTTGCACCCTGGCAGCCTTCAGGCGGCCGCCATATTGCCTTTATTGCAGCTCCTGTTTATCAATTTAAAACCATTAAAGGGGTTATAGTATTAAAAATTGATAAATCCGCAATCAATGAAATTGTTCATCAAACAGAAGATATTGGAGTTTCAGGAGAAGCTTATGTTGTGGGAAAATGGGATGAAAAAACAGAATATAGAAGCGACCTTATTCATGGAAAAGAAAAAATCGGGGATCCTGCTGGTTCATATGAAATAGAACTTGCTCTGGCCGGGGAAGCTTCTTCTGCTGTCAAGGTTGACGATAATGGAAAAATGAAGTTTATAAGATACCAGTATTTAAATATTTTCGGCCTTAAATGGGCTTTGGTAACCTCTTTGGCAATTGAAGAAATAATCGCTCCCCGTATTATAGGCCAGCAGGATGATTATTTTACAAAATATGTTAAAAAAAACAAATATCCTGATCTGCTGCTCATACATCCCCAGGGCCATATATTTTATTCCACAGCCCATGGGCCTGAGTATGACACCAATATACTGGATGGTCAATATTCATCTTCAGGACTGGGCAGGCTGGTTCAAAAGGTAATAAAAACCAAATCATTTGTATTTGCAGATATTGAACCTTATGAACCTGCAGGGGGCATTCCTTCAGCATTTATTGCCCAGCCTGTTATGGATGATGAAAAAATAGAATTAATCGTGGCATTAAGGCTTCCTGTTGAAAAAATCAACTCGGTAATGCAGAGACGCTCAGGCATGGGAGAAACAGGAGAAACATATTTGATCGGAACGGATAAGCTTATGCGTTCAGATTCAAATTCAGATTCTGAAAATTATTCTGTAACAGCATCTTTCAAAAATCCTGAAAAAGGAAGTGTGAACACATCCTCAGCCCTGGCAGTAAAAGAAAACCAGACAGGCAGGAAAATCATCACAAATTATAATAATCAAAAAGTGCTTTCTGCTTACACACCTTTAGAAATATGGGATATTTCCTGGGGTTTGATAGCAGAAACAGGAATTGACGAAGCCCTTGCTTCTGTAAAAACATTAAAAATAATTACTGGATTTACTGCAGTCATAACACTGGCCTTTATTTTCTCTGCAACCCTGCTGCTGACTGGATATATTATCAAACCTGTTACCCGTACAGTCAAGGGACTGGCTCAGATTTCCCATGATGTTTCAAATGCTGCTGACGAAATTGCCATAAACAGCCAGATGCAGTCTCAAAACGCATCCCAGCAGGCTGCAGCAGCCCAGGAAACCTCGGCTGCCCTGGAACAGATGAATGCAATGACCCAGGAATCGTCATCACTTACAATTGGTGCCCATGAGTTAATGTATGAAAATATCTCTAAATCAGGCCAGTCTTTAAAAAGAATAGTAGAGCTTACAAAAGAAATGAGCCTGATTGAAGCAGACAGCGGCCAGATGAGCAGGATCATAAAAAGTATTGATGAAATTGCCTTTCAAACCAATCTCCTGGCACTGAATGCAGCAATAGAAGCAGCAAGGGCAGGAGAAACAGGAGCCGGCTTTGCAGTTGTTGCAGATGAAGTAAGAAATCTTGCCATGAAATCAACAGAGTCTGCAAACAATACCCAGGAAATGCTTGCCAATACAATTTCAAGGGTAAGCCGTGCTGCAAATGCAATACGTGAAATAAGCAATGATTTTGAAACAATAATTGAATCAGCAACAATTATGGGTGAAAAAACCGAATCAATTACCCAGGCATCAAAGGAAATGGCAAAAGGCATTATCCAGGTAACCCAGGCAGCAAGGGAAATTGAAATGTCAAGCCAGCAGGTTGCAGCAGGTTCAGAGGAAGCTGCTGCTTCCTCTGAACACCTGGTAACAATGGCAAAACAAATGACAGGTTTTGTTAATGATCTTTCCATACTTATTAAAGGGAATAACTAA
- a CDS encoding ABC transporter substrate-binding protein gives MKKKQIRCWTVLFLLLGFAIIKPLDAAEKQTLVFLNWAEYLNPDLVKEFETEFNAEIKEIFFETDEMRNEKLGLTMGQGYDLVLISGSAISQYIRMQWLARLDLSRIPNIIHISPRWRDAFPGSDAYAVPYTWGTIGIAYRQDIIKTKITSWKQLFEPEESLKGKIMMIKDSNDTIGMALKALGYSINSTSAKELDQAEKLLLSQKPFVKKYSSLILSEKSGLITGSYHMAMAYNGDALTLQTRDKNIEFIVPQEGTNIWIDYLAVMRGSNKKELAYSFINFLNKPENAARSASFLYYATPNKSAEIFLEPEYLKNPVIYPDEAVLSRSEFYKPVPAQAKKKRNSIFSKLLR, from the coding sequence ATGAAAAAAAAACAAATAAGATGCTGGACTGTATTATTTCTATTATTGGGTTTTGCAATTATAAAACCCCTTGATGCAGCAGAAAAACAAACCCTTGTTTTTCTTAACTGGGCTGAGTATTTGAATCCTGATCTTGTAAAAGAATTTGAAACAGAATTTAATGCAGAGATCAAAGAGATATTTTTTGAAACCGATGAAATGAGAAATGAAAAACTGGGATTAACAATGGGACAGGGTTATGATTTAGTTTTAATCTCAGGCAGTGCAATCTCTCAATATATCAGAATGCAGTGGCTTGCCAGGCTGGATTTAAGCAGAATTCCCAATATAATCCATATTTCTCCCAGGTGGAGAGATGCGTTTCCTGGTTCAGATGCATATGCAGTTCCCTATACATGGGGAACCATAGGCATTGCTTATAGACAAGATATTATAAAAACAAAAATCACATCATGGAAACAATTATTTGAGCCTGAAGAATCATTAAAAGGAAAAATAATGATGATAAAAGATTCAAATGATACAATCGGCATGGCTTTAAAAGCTCTGGGATATTCCATAAACAGCACAAGCGCAAAAGAACTTGACCAGGCTGAAAAACTTCTTTTATCTCAAAAGCCTTTTGTCAAAAAATATTCATCCCTGATCTTATCAGAAAAATCAGGTCTTATTACAGGTAGTTATCATATGGCAATGGCTTATAATGGAGATGCTTTAACATTGCAGACCCGTGATAAAAATATTGAATTTATTGTTCCTCAAGAAGGTACAAATATATGGATAGATTACCTGGCTGTTATGCGGGGTTCAAATAAAAAGGAACTGGCATATTCATTTATTAATTTTCTCAATAAACCTGAAAATGCAGCCAGATCAGCATCTTTTCTATATTATGCAACGCCGAATAAATCAGCAGAAATATTTCTGGAGCCTGAATATTTAAAAAATCCTGTTATTTATCCTGATGAAGCTGTTTTATCCAGATCAGAGTTTTACAAACCAGTACCTGCTCAGGCAAAGAAAAAAAGAAATTCCATATTTTCAAAGCTGCTGAGATAG
- a CDS encoding hybrid sensor histidine kinase/response regulator, producing MNLRFKILSVLIPLIVAPLFTLGWIAYERLKSDAQQNAFTQMNNILNHSALQIQSEIEKAKANIELFSSSRLLRQYLLADEYERYELWQLPLLKLFSTYASAYPAYYEIRVLLPNGYEDARFTSEAIENIQEYEGETRYFKEMSQTRNSIYTTVFKNPDNREFSFLIAKKLVWRDDIVEDITIKPSLRGYLAITIRPEYIKKLVNTLSIGKTGWIFFTDTHGNILFSPEKKQPGSKINNQLFERIKSHILSKSLLKARFTDKSVFIQGLSLDPGLIMFGVLPEKELLAVSRKLGAILGGITLMSILITTALIFILLNAYVIRPIQKLERAARKIGRGSLDIYIAVNAKDEIGALGNELNKMAFELKNNQDHLEKLVALRTGELAHANKNLGEMILDLKEAKEAAESASRAKSDFLARISHEIKTPINVITGMTHLALETKTISRQNKYLSIIKASSQALLLIINDILDFSKIEAGRLNIEYSGFNLEDVIDHAREFLKEKINGQDIKARVLVGHEVPSLLIGDPLRLEQVLKNLIDNAVKFTEKGEISIAADIMEITKESVTLLFSVQDTGIGIKPEHQQSLFEPFTQADGSITRRFGGTGLGLSICKHLVKMMGGRIWTESVPGQGSIFYFTSILKLQPHAKKTYCLLSEHENNPEKAPVPLSRVNSINTKDYSELKRLLNQMSFLLEQGDTDVFTYVDDVKKILYSTSLEEHMIMLESHIDNYDFDKAKETLAKIIAGIEPE from the coding sequence ATGAACCTCAGATTTAAAATACTATCCGTACTTATCCCCCTTATTGTTGCCCCGCTTTTTACCCTGGGATGGATTGCCTATGAAAGGTTAAAAAGCGATGCCCAGCAAAACGCTTTTACCCAAATGAACAATATTTTAAATCATTCAGCCCTTCAAATACAATCTGAAATTGAAAAAGCAAAAGCCAATATTGAACTTTTTTCATCTTCCAGGCTTCTCCGCCAATACCTGCTGGCTGATGAATATGAACGCTATGAACTCTGGCAGCTTCCATTATTAAAGCTTTTTTCAACCTATGCCAGTGCATATCCTGCTTATTATGAAATCAGGGTTCTGCTTCCCAATGGGTATGAGGATGCTCGTTTTACAAGTGAAGCAATAGAAAATATACAGGAATATGAAGGGGAAACAAGATATTTCAAGGAAATGAGCCAGACCCGTAACTCCATTTACACCACTGTATTTAAAAACCCTGATAACCGGGAATTTTCCTTTTTAATTGCTAAAAAGCTTGTCTGGCGGGATGATATTGTTGAAGATATAACAATAAAACCCAGTCTCAGGGGTTATCTTGCAATTACCATAAGGCCTGAATATATAAAAAAACTTGTCAATACCCTGAGTATTGGAAAAACAGGATGGATATTTTTTACTGATACTCATGGAAATATCCTGTTTTCTCCTGAAAAAAAGCAGCCTGGTTCTAAAATTAATAATCAATTATTTGAACGTATAAAAAGCCATATTCTCAGCAAATCACTTCTTAAAGCCCGGTTCACAGACAAAAGTGTTTTTATTCAAGGTCTAAGCCTGGATCCAGGATTGATTATGTTTGGGGTGCTTCCTGAAAAAGAGCTGCTGGCTGTGAGCCGGAAACTGGGAGCCATTCTTGGCGGCATTACCCTGATGAGTATTTTAATTACAACAGCTCTTATTTTTATCCTGTTAAATGCCTATGTAATCCGCCCTATTCAAAAACTGGAAAGAGCTGCGCGTAAAATAGGCAGGGGCAGCCTGGATATTTATATTGCAGTAAATGCAAAAGATGAAATTGGAGCATTGGGTAATGAATTAAACAAAATGGCTTTTGAGCTTAAAAACAACCAGGATCACCTGGAAAAACTGGTGGCACTGCGTACAGGTGAACTGGCTCATGCTAATAAAAATTTAGGGGAGATGATACTTGATCTTAAAGAGGCTAAAGAAGCTGCTGAATCTGCCAGCCGGGCCAAAAGTGATTTTCTTGCACGCATAAGCCATGAAATCAAAACCCCTATTAATGTAATAACCGGCATGACCCATCTTGCCCTTGAAACAAAAACAATATCCCGTCAGAATAAATATCTGTCAATAATCAAAGCATCTTCCCAGGCACTTTTGTTAATTATTAACGATATTCTTGACTTTTCAAAGATTGAAGCAGGAAGGCTTAATATTGAATATTCCGGGTTTAACCTGGAAGATGTGATAGATCATGCCAGGGAGTTTTTAAAAGAAAAAATTAACGGCCAGGACATTAAAGCACGGGTTTTGGTTGGTCATGAAGTACCCAGCCTGCTTATAGGAGACCCTTTAAGGCTTGAACAGGTATTAAAAAATCTTATAGATAATGCTGTTAAATTTACAGAAAAAGGAGAGATTTCAATTGCTGCTGATATAATGGAAATTACAAAAGAGAGTGTAACTCTTTTGTTTTCTGTCCAGGATACGGGCATTGGTATAAAACCCGAACACCAGCAAAGTCTTTTTGAACCTTTTACCCAGGCTGACGGTTCTATAACCCGAAGATTTGGAGGCACAGGTCTGGGGCTGTCTATTTGTAAACATCTTGTCAAAATGATGGGAGGCAGGATATGGACAGAAAGTGTCCCGGGACAAGGAAGTATTTTTTATTTTACATCTATACTCAAGCTCCAGCCCCATGCAAAAAAAACTTATTGTCTTTTATCAGAACATGAAAACAATCCTGAAAAAGCACCAGTGCCGTTATCCCGGGTAAATTCAATAAACACAAAAGATTATTCAGAATTAAAAAGACTTTTAAATCAAATGTCATTCCTGCTGGAACAAGGGGATACGGATGTGTTTACATATGTTGATGATGTAAAAAAAATCCTTTACAGCACAAGCCTTGAAGAACATATGATAATGCTTGAAAGTCATATTGATAATTATGATTTTGATAAGGCAAAGGAAACCCTGGCAAAGATAATTGCCGGGATAGAACCAGAATAA
- a CDS encoding N-acetyltransferase, with protein MIRKANIKDIKKIHSLLWDYGKKGDLLSRSLSQLYDHLRDFWIYEENQELTGCCALQFCWEDLAEIRSLAVHPGHTGKRIGAKLLETAVSEAKEFKIKRLFTLTYRPEFFKKMGFSPIDKSELPLKIWSDCILCVKFPNCDENAMIRYI; from the coding sequence ATGATAAGAAAAGCAAATATAAAAGATATAAAAAAGATTCACAGCCTGTTGTGGGATTACGGGAAAAAAGGTGATCTGCTTTCCAGGTCCCTGAGCCAGCTTTACGACCATTTAAGGGATTTCTGGATTTATGAAGAAAACCAGGAATTAACAGGCTGCTGCGCCCTCCAGTTCTGCTGGGAGGATCTGGCTGAGATACGCTCCCTTGCTGTTCATCCCGGGCATACAGGGAAAAGAATAGGGGCAAAACTCCTGGAAACCGCTGTTTCAGAAGCAAAAGAGTTTAAAATAAAAAGGCTGTTCACCCTGACCTACCGGCCTGAATTTTTCAAAAAAATGGGCTTTTCCCCCATAGACAAATCCGAACTCCCCCTGAAAATCTGGAGCGACTGCATATTATGCGTAAAATTTCCCAATTGTGATGAAAATGCAATGATTAGATATATTTAA